The Kogia breviceps isolate mKogBre1 chromosome 16, mKogBre1 haplotype 1, whole genome shotgun sequence genome window below encodes:
- the LOC131743228 gene encoding basic proline-rich protein-like: MKTSPSLPSHGRGDFPRGTGSGAPRRGVRRPGRPSALTQLCKKVAHAIATSARRARPARSQPRARASAPADPPSAGLTPRPPGRRGNAGPHGLPPPPPAPESRRSAPPGAEAGREEPPLLLPAPPARKSARLPKFRARADVPSPRAPEPAAWLRLAPIHPAKVNRWEGGRPRLARNVRRSRTQTMLPPPSACGPPPSPASRAAPRAGNRLPGPGPHCCPARAMPGVRGRSPRAVPQPPPAVPQPPPAAGAGSAHTFPS, encoded by the exons ATGAAAACTTCCCCTTCGCTGCCTTCCCACGGCCGGGGCGATTTCCCACGCGGGACGGGCTCAGGGGCGCCGCGCCGGGGTGTCCGGCGACCTGGGCGCCCCAGCGCGCTCACGCAGCTTTGCAAGAAAGTGGCACACGCGATCGCCACCTCGGCCCGCCGCGCCCGGCCCGCCCGCTCCCAGCCCCGCGCGCGGGCTTCCGCCCCCGCCGACCCTCCAAGCGCCGGGCTGACCCCGCGCCCTCCCGGCCGCCGCGGGAACGCCGGGCCGCACGGgctgcctcctccccctcccgccccagAATCGCGCCGATCCGCTCCCCCGGGCGcggaggcggggagggaggagcccCCG CTCCTGCTTCCTGCTCCTCCCGCCCGCAAGTCCGCCCGCCTGCCTAAATTCCGAGCGAGGGCGGACGTCCCTTCTCCCCGGGCTCCCGAGCCGGCCGCGTGGCTCCGCCTCGCCCCCATTCATCCCGCCAAGGTGAACCGCTGGGAGGGAGGACGCCCCCGCCTAGCCCGCAACGTGCGTCGCTCCAGAACCCAAACAATGCTTCCCCCGCCTTCCGCGTGCGGCCCTCCGCCCAGCCCAGCCTCGCGCGCAGCGCCGCGCGCAGGGAACCGCCTGCCCGGGCCGGGACCCCATTGTTGCCCGGCGCGGGCGATGCCCGGCGTCCGGGGGCGGTCCCCGCGAGCGGTCCCGCAGCCTCCGCCAGCGGTCCCGCAGCCTCCGCCGGCCGCCGGAGCCGGCTCCGCCCACACCTTTCCAAGTTAG